The following are from one region of the Aquirufa lenticrescens genome:
- the accC gene encoding acetyl-CoA carboxylase biotin carboxylase subunit, which yields MFKKILIANRGEIALRIIRTCKEMGIKTVAVFSTADRDSLHVRFADEAVCIGPPPSRQSYLSIPAIISAAEVTGADAIHPGYGFLSENAEFSRICSEHGIKFIGASADMINSMGDKATAKETMKRAGVPVIPGSDGLIDTVEEAKELAKAIKYPVIIKATAGGGGRGMRIIREESEFDKLWEDAKMESAAAFGNDAMYMEKFVEEPRHIEIQIVGDKFGKACHLSERDCSIQRRHQKLCEETPSPALSEELRKKMGEAAIAGATAIGYEGAGTIEFLVDKNGDFYFMEMNTRIQVEHPITEEVTDFDLIKEQIKVAAGIPISGQNYFPKLYALECRINAEDPANGFRPSPGKITNLHLPGGHGVRIDSHVYSGYTIPPNYDSMIAKVIVSGQSREEVLLRMKRALQEFVIEGIKTTIPFHIKLMDDPTFKSGQFTTAFMESFDLSDL from the coding sequence ATGTTTAAAAAGATATTAATAGCGAATCGCGGGGAAATTGCCTTGCGTATTATTCGGACTTGTAAGGAGATGGGCATCAAAACGGTGGCCGTTTTCTCTACCGCCGATCGCGACAGTTTACACGTTCGCTTTGCGGATGAGGCCGTTTGTATCGGACCTCCGCCCAGCAGACAATCTTATTTGAGTATTCCGGCGATTATTTCGGCTGCAGAAGTGACTGGAGCAGATGCAATTCACCCGGGTTACGGTTTCCTATCTGAGAATGCAGAATTCTCGCGTATTTGTTCTGAACATGGGATTAAATTCATCGGTGCTTCGGCAGACATGATTAATTCGATGGGAGACAAAGCGACAGCGAAAGAAACGATGAAGCGTGCAGGTGTTCCGGTTATTCCGGGTTCTGACGGCTTAATCGACACCGTAGAAGAAGCAAAAGAATTAGCGAAAGCCATCAAATACCCGGTAATCATCAAGGCTACAGCTGGTGGTGGTGGCCGCGGAATGCGTATCATCCGTGAGGAGTCAGAATTTGACAAATTATGGGAAGATGCGAAGATGGAATCAGCAGCGGCTTTTGGGAATGATGCGATGTACATGGAGAAATTCGTGGAAGAGCCTCGACACATTGAGATTCAGATCGTAGGAGATAAATTTGGCAAAGCTTGTCACTTATCAGAACGCGATTGCTCGATTCAACGTCGTCACCAAAAATTATGCGAAGAAACGCCATCTCCTGCCCTTTCGGAAGAATTGCGCAAGAAAATGGGTGAAGCAGCGATCGCAGGTGCTACCGCCATCGGGTACGAAGGCGCAGGTACGATCGAGTTCTTAGTGGATAAAAACGGGGATTTCTACTTCATGGAGATGAATACCCGTATCCAGGTAGAGCACCCGATCACAGAAGAGGTAACTGATTTCGATTTAATTAAGGAACAAATTAAGGTAGCAGCGGGCATTCCAATTTCGGGCCAAAACTACTTCCCTAAATTATATGCTTTAGAATGCCGTATTAACGCGGAAGATCCTGCGAACGGTTTCCGTCCATCTCCTGGTAAGATTACGAATCTTCACCTTCCTGGTGGTCACGGGGTTCGTATTGACTCTCACGTGTATTCTGGCTACACGATTCCACCGAATTACGATTCAATGATTGCGAAAGTGATCGTTTCAGGCCAAAGCCGTGAAGAAGTTTTACTTCGCATGAAGCGTGCCTTGCAAGAATTCGTCATCGAGGGTATCAAAACCACGATTCCTTTCCACATCAAATTGATGGATGATCCGACGTTTAAGTCAGGTCAATTCACGACAGCTTTCATGGAAAGTTTCGATTTGAGTGATTTATAA
- the accB gene encoding acetyl-CoA carboxylase biotin carboxyl carrier protein: protein MDTKEIQRLLDYIAKSPLAEVSIETEGLKVSVKKHGEAAPVVSVVSAAPAAAPVAAAPAAAAPAAPAAPAPVADNLYTVKSPMIGTFYRAPGPDKDNFVEVGTEIAPGKTVCVIEAMKLFNEIDSEISGKIVKILVDNASPVEFDQPLFLVEKA, encoded by the coding sequence ATGGATACTAAAGAAATTCAACGATTACTCGATTATATCGCTAAATCTCCATTAGCTGAGGTTAGCATCGAAACAGAAGGTTTAAAAGTTTCTGTTAAGAAACACGGAGAAGCAGCACCGGTAGTAAGTGTGGTTTCTGCAGCACCAGCAGCGGCTCCAGTAGCAGCAGCTCCGGCAGCGGCAGCACCTGCGGCGCCAGCTGCACCGGCCCCCGTAGCAGATAACTTATATACAGTTAAGTCCCCTATGATCGGTACATTCTACCGTGCTCCAGGTCCAGATAAAGATAACTTCGTAGAAGTAGGAACGGAAATCGCTCCAGGAAAAACGGTTTGTGTGATCGAAGCGATGAAATTGTTTAACGAAATCGATTCAGAGATTTCTGGAAAGATCGTTAAAATCTTAGTTGATAATGCAAGTCCTGTAGAATTTGATCAACCTTTATTCTTGGTTGAAAAAGCGTAA
- the efp gene encoding elongation factor P — protein MATTADIKNGMVIKYNDDLYSIIEFLHVKPGKGPAFVRTKLRSLTSGKVIDNTFNSGVAIYPVRVERRKFQFIYKDEFGYNFMDQESFEQILLGENLCVMADLMKEGQEVEILINTENDAALSCELPPFVELKVTYTEPGVRGDTANSPKKPATVETGATITVPIFIEQDEVIKVDTRTYSYAERVK, from the coding sequence ATGGCAACTACAGCAGACATTAAAAATGGGATGGTGATTAAATACAATGACGACTTATACTCGATCATTGAATTCCTTCACGTAAAACCAGGAAAAGGCCCGGCTTTCGTTCGGACGAAATTGCGTTCTTTGACTTCAGGAAAAGTAATCGATAACACGTTCAACTCAGGTGTGGCGATTTATCCAGTTCGTGTGGAGCGTAGAAAATTCCAATTCATCTACAAAGATGAGTTTGGATACAACTTCATGGACCAAGAATCATTTGAGCAAATCCTATTAGGTGAAAACCTTTGTGTGATGGCAGATTTGATGAAAGAAGGACAAGAGGTAGAGATTTTGATCAATACAGAAAACGATGCTGCTTTATCTTGCGAATTGCCTCCATTCGTAGAATTGAAGGTAACTTACACAGAACCAGGTGTTCGTGGCGATACGGCTAACTCTCCTAAGAAACCAGCAACGGTAGAAACAGGAGCAACGATTACCGTGCCTATTTTCATCGAACAAGATGAAGTGATTAAAGTAGATACAAGAACCTATTCATACGCTGAGCGTGTAAAATAA
- a CDS encoding beta-ketoacyl-ACP synthase III: MSQKISAAITGVAGYVPDYVLTNQELEKIIDTNDEWITSRTGIKERRILKGEGLGTSFMGAKAVEDLLKKTNTKPEEVDMLICATVTPDYFFPSASNLICKAVGIRETASFDLAAACSGFLNALGAGTAFIESGRYKKIIVVGADKMSSIVDYTDRTTCILFGDGAAAVMLEPNFEGLGVQDFILKSDGEGCESLMQKGGGSAYPPTVESVESKWHYIRQEGQSVFKFAVTRMADVSAEIMERNHLTGDDIKYLVPHQANKRIIDATANRMGVSDDKVMLNIQKYGNTTAATIPLCLWDYENKLKKGDNLILAAFGGGFTWGSAYVKWAYDPK; this comes from the coding sequence ATGAGCCAAAAAATAAGTGCAGCCATCACCGGAGTCGCAGGATATGTACCGGATTATGTGCTGACGAATCAAGAATTAGAAAAAATCATTGATACAAACGACGAGTGGATCACTTCTCGCACCGGCATCAAAGAAAGACGTATTTTGAAAGGCGAAGGCCTAGGAACGTCTTTTATGGGGGCTAAAGCGGTGGAGGATCTCTTGAAGAAAACGAATACCAAGCCAGAAGAAGTAGACATGCTGATCTGTGCGACGGTGACTCCAGATTACTTTTTCCCCTCTGCTTCTAACTTGATTTGCAAGGCAGTAGGCATCCGTGAAACGGCTTCCTTTGACTTAGCAGCAGCTTGTTCTGGTTTCTTAAACGCCTTAGGTGCGGGTACCGCCTTCATCGAATCAGGTCGTTACAAGAAAATCATCGTAGTGGGTGCGGACAAAATGTCTTCGATTGTGGATTATACGGATCGTACGACGTGCATTCTTTTTGGGGATGGCGCGGCAGCGGTGATGTTAGAGCCTAATTTCGAAGGTTTAGGAGTCCAAGACTTTATCTTGAAATCGGATGGAGAAGGATGCGAATCCTTAATGCAAAAAGGGGGCGGTAGCGCTTACCCTCCTACGGTAGAATCTGTGGAATCAAAATGGCATTACATTCGCCAAGAAGGTCAATCCGTATTTAAATTTGCGGTGACACGTATGGCAGATGTTTCGGCAGAAATCATGGAACGCAATCACTTGACTGGTGACGATATTAAATACCTAGTTCCACATCAAGCAAACAAACGTATCATCGATGCGACAGCAAATCGGATGGGTGTGAGCGATGATAAGGTGATGTTGAACATCCAGAAATATGGAAATACGACGGCGGCGACGATTCCGCTTTGTCTTTGGGATTACGAAAACAAACTAAAAAAAGGAGATAATCTGATCTTAGCGGCCTTCGGTGGAGGCTTCACATGGGGATCAGCTTACGTTAAATGGGCATACGACCCTAAATAA
- the plsX gene encoding phosphate acyltransferase PlsX produces the protein MKIAVDVMGGDYAPEAVIEGILLALSSLSNDDTILAVGPQDTIEQLLAKHGYAGKQIAIIPADQVIEMGEHPTKALSQKPNSSIGVGFHLLKEGKADVFASAGNTGAMMVGSLFSVKTIEGISRPAIAGFVPQEDGTYALMLDIGANADCKPEMLDQFAVLGSVYFEATTGKKAPRVGLMNIGEEEQKGNILSLATHALLKENKKINFIGNIEGKDFFKNKADVIVTDGFTGNIILKMGESIYKIMKDQGITNDFVENTNYEKYGGSPIIGINGNVIIAHGASSPLAIKNMIKLCRSVVESDVCGKIKAAIENQ, from the coding sequence ATGAAAATAGCCGTTGATGTGATGGGCGGGGATTATGCCCCAGAAGCTGTAATTGAAGGAATACTTTTAGCGTTATCTAGTCTTTCAAACGACGACACTATATTAGCCGTAGGTCCACAGGACACCATCGAGCAATTATTAGCGAAACACGGGTATGCAGGCAAGCAAATTGCCATCATTCCAGCGGATCAAGTAATTGAAATGGGTGAACATCCGACCAAGGCACTATCTCAAAAACCCAATTCCAGCATAGGAGTTGGGTTTCATCTTTTAAAAGAAGGCAAAGCAGACGTATTTGCTTCAGCAGGAAATACCGGCGCTATGATGGTCGGTTCCTTATTTTCTGTCAAAACTATCGAAGGAATTTCTCGCCCAGCAATTGCAGGTTTCGTTCCACAAGAGGATGGCACCTATGCTTTAATGCTGGATATAGGCGCGAATGCGGATTGCAAGCCGGAGATGCTAGATCAATTTGCAGTGTTAGGCTCTGTGTACTTTGAAGCGACAACTGGCAAGAAAGCTCCACGCGTAGGTTTGATGAACATAGGCGAAGAAGAACAAAAAGGAAATATCCTTTCGCTAGCGACTCACGCCCTTTTGAAAGAGAACAAGAAGATCAACTTCATCGGTAACATCGAGGGGAAAGACTTCTTCAAGAACAAAGCAGACGTTATTGTGACAGATGGATTTACGGGAAACATTATTTTGAAGATGGGGGAATCTATCTACAAGATCATGAAGGACCAAGGCATCACGAATGACTTTGTCGAGAATACGAATTACGAAAAATACGGCGGTAGCCCGATCATCGGGATAAATGGAAATGTAATTATTGCACATGGAGCTTCTAGTCCTTTGGCAATCAAAAACATGATCAAACTTTGTAGATCCGTCGTAGAATCAGATGTTTGCGGTAAGATTAAGGCCGCCATCGAGAACCAATAA
- the rpmF gene encoding 50S ribosomal protein L32, with amino-acid sequence MAHPKRKISTTRRDTRRAHDFGTPRHLGVDPQTGETHLYHRAHVHEGNLFYKGKMIVEGFSVK; translated from the coding sequence ATGGCACATCCTAAAAGAAAAATCTCTACTACTCGTCGTGATACAAGAAGAGCGCATGATTTCGGAACTCCAAGACATTTAGGAGTTGATCCACAAACAGGCGAAACTCACCTTTATCACCGTGCTCACGTACATGAAGGTAACTTGTTCTACAAAGGAAAAATGATCGTAGAAGGATTCTCGGTTAAGTAA
- a CDS encoding YceD family protein — protein sequence MNVLEAYQIPILSLEDKVYPYSFTGNDEFFAAFEQEWVQKGEFNAKATLDKSATMIQVRLIIDGHLKLICDRSNEEFEFPIHIDEKIIYKYSDHNEDMGDNLFLFDRKSPKLDLSQDLFDFIALQVPMKKLHPRFVKPLEEHVDGELIYTTDPEDENKADQEPEMDPRWAALKKLTDNN from the coding sequence ATGAACGTCCTAGAAGCATACCAGATACCGATACTTTCTTTAGAAGATAAAGTATACCCGTATTCCTTCACCGGGAACGACGAATTTTTCGCTGCTTTCGAGCAGGAATGGGTCCAAAAGGGCGAATTTAACGCAAAAGCGACGTTAGATAAATCGGCTACCATGATTCAGGTAAGACTAATCATAGACGGCCATTTGAAATTAATTTGCGATCGATCAAATGAGGAGTTTGAATTCCCCATCCACATTGACGAGAAGATTATTTACAAATATTCGGATCACAATGAAGATATGGGAGACAATTTATTCTTGTTTGACAGAAAGTCGCCTAAATTAGATTTATCGCAAGATTTATTTGATTTCATTGCCTTGCAGGTGCCCATGAAGAAGTTGCACCCTAGGTTTGTGAAACCTCTAGAAGAGCATGTAGATGGCGAGTTGATTTATACAACAGACCCAGAAGACGAAAATAAAGCCGATCAGGAGCCAGAAATGGATCCGAGATGGGCAGCATTAAAAAAATTAACAGACAATAATTAA
- a CDS encoding phosphatase PAP2 family protein, protein MKHWSPAVKAFLGIFIFYEVGGWLFVSAYQRLDQLQLINGNNSPLADMTFQVLTATAEVVLPVLLLIYLFRFQKVYALPYVYSYALSTGLIQGLKHLVFTDALRPLAYFASSGIKWHIVPGLLISEYNSMPSGHTGAAFFMFFWVAVLLRRWFWGLFAGLLAVGVAYSRVYLFQHFPVDTLVGAAIGVGSSALFYSIHYAKSSSK, encoded by the coding sequence ATGAAGCATTGGAGTCCGGCTGTAAAAGCGTTTTTAGGGATCTTTATTTTTTACGAAGTAGGAGGCTGGCTTTTTGTCAGCGCCTACCAGCGTCTCGATCAGCTTCAGCTCATCAACGGTAATAACTCCCCTCTAGCAGACATGACCTTTCAGGTGTTAACTGCTACGGCTGAAGTCGTTTTACCCGTTTTGCTTTTGATTTACTTGTTTCGTTTTCAGAAAGTCTACGCTTTGCCTTATGTGTATTCCTATGCCTTATCTACCGGTTTGATTCAGGGATTAAAGCATTTGGTGTTCACTGACGCGCTTCGCCCCTTGGCTTATTTTGCCAGCTCAGGCATTAAATGGCATATCGTTCCAGGGTTATTAATTAGTGAATACAATTCAATGCCCTCTGGCCATACAGGGGCGGCTTTTTTCATGTTTTTTTGGGTGGCGGTGCTGTTGCGTCGCTGGTTTTGGGGGCTATTCGCCGGTTTGCTAGCCGTAGGCGTTGCCTATTCCAGAGTCTATTTATTTCAACATTTTCCGGTGGATACCCTCGTAGGGGCGGCCATCGGAGTAGGCTCATCTGCCTTATTTTATTCGATTCACTATGCTAAAAGCAGTTCAAAATAA
- a CDS encoding ArnT family glycosyltransferase, with amino-acid sequence MLKAVQNKPYLFWALVGAAVYIPFLGSTHLFDWDEVNFAESAREMIVTGDFLSVQINFQPFWEKPPLFLWLQALSFMTFDSFSGQSDISMEFAARFPNAIIGIATLWSLYAIGKKTWGANFGNLWAFSYLVAITPHVYASSGIIDPLFNLLIFLGVYFFSEFFQDSTRFRNVVFAGISIGLALLTKGPAALLLWALTLLFVGILYRSRINGRLFTGAIVAGLISVFFFVAWYGLIAYKFGWQIIEDFFSYQVRLMTTGDAGHGQPFYYHFIVLLIGCFPVSIWAGARLFRWKREELDFSNWMKVLFWVVLILFSIVKTKIVHYSSMCWIPLTYFSAEVLQEWQAGGFRFNWKYNTAIGFVGLLLATVLTAVPLIGQNAGLIAPYIQDVFVQGNLQAPVYWAGWEFLIGLVFAVAVIYYLFTKKLHTLMAASLVTIMAYMAIVVPKIEGYTQATVIDFYIAKLGQKVYIEPVGFKSYAQLLYFQKPAGSPAGDELLAAKKLDRPAYFILKADAEDKFKYHPNLIFLKEENGFLFYKHR; translated from the coding sequence ATGCTAAAAGCAGTTCAAAATAAACCTTACCTTTTCTGGGCGCTCGTGGGAGCGGCGGTCTACATACCTTTTTTAGGGTCGACCCATTTGTTCGATTGGGATGAGGTAAATTTTGCGGAGTCTGCCAGGGAGATGATTGTGACGGGGGATTTTTTAAGCGTCCAAATCAACTTTCAACCTTTCTGGGAGAAGCCACCTTTGTTCCTTTGGCTGCAGGCATTGAGTTTTATGACCTTTGATTCGTTCTCAGGTCAATCGGATATTTCGATGGAATTTGCCGCGCGTTTTCCCAATGCGATCATTGGGATTGCCACCCTTTGGTCACTATATGCGATAGGGAAGAAGACCTGGGGTGCGAATTTTGGGAACCTATGGGCCTTCTCTTATCTGGTCGCGATTACACCGCATGTGTATGCGAGTTCCGGGATTATCGATCCGCTTTTCAATTTATTGATATTTTTAGGAGTCTATTTCTTTTCGGAGTTCTTTCAAGATTCGACTCGTTTCAGAAATGTCGTATTTGCTGGGATTTCGATTGGCTTGGCCTTATTGACCAAAGGTCCCGCAGCTTTGCTCCTCTGGGCTTTAACCCTTTTGTTCGTAGGAATTTTATACCGTTCACGTATCAATGGCCGTTTGTTTACAGGCGCCATCGTAGCGGGATTGATCTCTGTGTTTTTCTTTGTGGCTTGGTATGGTCTAATAGCCTATAAATTCGGATGGCAGATTATTGAAGACTTCTTTAGCTATCAGGTGCGATTAATGACGACCGGAGATGCGGGACACGGGCAGCCCTTTTACTATCATTTTATTGTTTTGTTGATTGGATGTTTCCCGGTATCGATTTGGGCGGGAGCTCGTTTGTTTCGCTGGAAGCGGGAGGAATTGGACTTTTCGAACTGGATGAAAGTCTTGTTTTGGGTGGTTTTGATTCTGTTCAGCATCGTGAAGACGAAAATTGTACACTATTCGTCCATGTGCTGGATACCGTTGACCTATTTCTCGGCGGAGGTTTTGCAAGAATGGCAGGCAGGAGGATTTCGCTTTAACTGGAAATACAATACGGCGATAGGCTTTGTGGGATTATTATTAGCCACGGTGTTGACGGCGGTTCCATTGATAGGCCAAAACGCGGGCCTCATCGCTCCCTACATACAAGACGTATTCGTGCAAGGTAATTTGCAAGCACCCGTGTATTGGGCTGGTTGGGAGTTTTTGATTGGTTTGGTATTTGCTGTAGCTGTAATTTATTACCTGTTCACAAAGAAGTTACATACCTTAATGGCAGCGTCACTGGTGACGATTATGGCCTATATGGCGATAGTGGTACCTAAAATAGAGGGGTATACTCAGGCAACGGTGATTGATTTTTATATCGCCAAATTGGGCCAAAAAGTCTATATCGAGCCTGTCGGGTTCAAGTCCTACGCGCAGCTCTTGTATTTTCAAAAGCCCGCAGGAAGTCCCGCGGGCGATGAATTATTAGCTGCGAAAAAGCTGGATAGACCGGCTTATTTCATCCTGAAAGCAGATGCAGAAGATAAGTTTAAATACCATCCGAACTTGATCTTCCTAAAAGAAGAGAACGGATTTCTTTTCTACAAGCATCGCTAA
- a CDS encoding nucleoside-diphosphate kinase — MSTNRTFTMIKPDAVADGHTGPIIQQIEKAGYKIVAITKLKMSPEQAGQFYAVHSERPFYQSLCDYMSKSEIIPMILEKENAVADFRTFIGSTNPAEAAEGTIRKQFAKSLEANAIHGSDSDENAAIEGAFFFPGV; from the coding sequence ATGTCAACAAATAGAACTTTTACCATGATTAAGCCGGATGCGGTCGCAGACGGTCACACAGGTCCCATCATTCAACAAATCGAAAAAGCTGGTTACAAAATCGTAGCCATCACGAAATTAAAAATGAGCCCAGAGCAAGCGGGTCAATTTTATGCTGTTCACAGCGAGCGTCCTTTTTATCAAAGCCTTTGCGACTACATGTCGAAGAGTGAGATTATCCCGATGATTTTGGAGAAAGAAAACGCGGTAGCTGATTTTCGTACCTTCATCGGTTCCACGAATCCGGCTGAAGCAGCGGAAGGCACAATTCGTAAGCAATTTGCCAAATCTTTGGAGGCTAACGCCATTCACGGATCGGATTCTGACGAGAATGCAGCCATCGAAGGCGCATTCTTCTTCCCAGGAGTTTAA
- a CDS encoding DHH family phosphoesterase: MNKFISNFAFAQIYFRHTYFMTSISELTAQLIPGTKAVITAHYNPDSDAIGSTLAFQGYLAKKGILATVAVPSAVSANLKWMPGAADILAYDDILHKVQIDALVEEADFIFCLDFSGIQRLHNMAPLVRKSRAKKVVIDHHLDPEDFGDYYYHRTIAASTCELIYDLILEWGDENLLDPAIGSCLYSGIMTDTGSFRHPNTTAHVHTVVAALIELGVITNEVHRKVFDSSSIDRLKFIGHVLGQRMDYLPEFHLAFMWITAEDLTKFNSQAGDTEGIVNYGLQITGCVWSILMIERPDGVKLSFRSIEPFAVNEFASKYFEGGGHKNASGGRFSGGSLEDAKKKLMEVLPLYLSEINRVKNL, from the coding sequence TTGAACAAATTTATCTCTAACTTTGCGTTTGCCCAAATTTATTTCCGGCACACCTATTTTATGACCTCCATTTCTGAGTTAACAGCCCAACTAATTCCAGGCACAAAAGCTGTGATCACTGCCCATTACAATCCGGATTCGGATGCGATTGGTTCGACGCTTGCTTTCCAGGGATATTTGGCAAAAAAAGGGATTCTCGCAACGGTGGCGGTACCCTCTGCAGTATCAGCTAACTTGAAATGGATGCCTGGAGCGGCCGATATTTTAGCCTATGACGACATACTTCACAAGGTGCAAATCGATGCGCTGGTGGAGGAAGCTGATTTTATTTTTTGCCTAGATTTTTCGGGTATTCAAAGGCTGCACAACATGGCGCCTTTAGTACGCAAGTCGCGGGCTAAGAAAGTGGTGATTGATCATCATTTGGATCCGGAAGACTTTGGTGATTATTATTACCACCGAACGATTGCGGCGTCTACCTGTGAATTAATTTATGATTTGATTCTGGAGTGGGGTGATGAAAATCTGCTAGACCCAGCGATTGGATCGTGTTTGTATTCGGGCATTATGACGGATACCGGCTCATTTCGCCATCCGAACACCACGGCTCACGTGCACACTGTTGTCGCTGCTTTGATTGAATTAGGGGTGATTACGAATGAGGTACATCGCAAGGTATTCGACTCGTCTAGTATCGATCGTTTGAAGTTTATTGGTCATGTTTTAGGCCAAAGAATGGACTACTTACCCGAGTTTCACCTCGCATTCATGTGGATTACGGCGGAAGATTTAACAAAATTTAATTCTCAAGCAGGTGACACAGAAGGCATCGTAAATTATGGTTTGCAAATTACCGGTTGTGTGTGGTCTATCTTGATGATTGAGCGCCCAGACGGCGTAAAGCTCTCTTTTAGATCTATCGAACCTTTTGCAGTGAATGAATTTGCCTCGAAATACTTTGAAGGCGGTGGTCATAAAAATGCCTCCGGCGGACGTTTTTCAGGGGGAAGTTTAGAAGATGCGAAGAAAAAACTAATGGAAGTGTTACCTTTGTATCTTTCTGAAATAAATCGAGTTAAAAATTTATAA
- a CDS encoding FKBP-type peptidyl-prolyl cis-trans isomerase, producing MRKQLAVILVAAMALASCNNVEVVDGVKIQKHEHDDSAAKLKEGDIITFDLVIKNDADSTIKDSRKEGKPLQDLVPPAAPAGAFKGSFENGLRLLSVGDSATIFVPVDSLFKDANQPVPPFLKRGTDVRFIVKIKKSQSRAEFEKEMTKLSAEQTGKDAKLIEAYVANSGKQFTKTSTGLYASITNPGAGEGPQMGESWVVNYIGTFLDGKEFDKGAGVAMPPVGQLVPGFNEALMLLKKGGKGTFVIPSALGYGAQGAAPRIPANAILVFELEVLSKK from the coding sequence ATGCGTAAACAACTAGCAGTAATTTTAGTAGCGGCAATGGCACTAGCTTCGTGTAACAATGTCGAAGTAGTAGACGGAGTTAAAATCCAAAAGCACGAACATGATGATAGCGCCGCTAAATTAAAAGAAGGTGATATCATTACGTTTGATTTAGTGATCAAAAACGATGCCGATTCTACCATCAAAGATTCCCGTAAAGAAGGAAAGCCTTTACAAGATTTAGTTCCTCCAGCTGCACCAGCAGGAGCATTCAAAGGTTCTTTTGAGAACGGTTTACGTTTATTATCCGTAGGAGATAGCGCAACGATTTTCGTTCCTGTAGATAGTTTGTTTAAAGACGCGAATCAACCTGTTCCTCCATTCTTGAAGCGTGGTACAGATGTTCGTTTCATCGTTAAAATCAAGAAATCTCAATCTCGTGCAGAATTCGAAAAAGAGATGACGAAATTATCTGCTGAGCAAACAGGCAAAGACGCTAAATTAATCGAGGCGTATGTAGCTAACTCAGGCAAGCAATTCACTAAGACTTCAACAGGACTTTATGCCTCCATTACAAATCCAGGCGCGGGCGAAGGTCCTCAAATGGGAGAGTCATGGGTAGTTAACTACATCGGTACGTTCTTGGACGGAAAAGAATTTGACAAAGGTGCAGGTGTTGCGATGCCTCCAGTAGGTCAATTGGTTCCAGGCTTTAACGAAGCATTAATGTTATTGAAAAAAGGAGGCAAAGGTACTTTTGTGATCCCATCAGCGTTAGGCTATGGTGCGCAAGGAGCTGCTCCACGTATCCCTGCAAATGCTATTTTAGTATTTGAATTAGAAGTATTGTCTAAGAAATAA
- a CDS encoding FKBP-type peptidyl-prolyl cis-trans isomerase: MKVFGFLFIAFFTFSCLSDIALEDDVKAKENKTQILAYFASQNQTPSALSDGGYYFVTKSNPSGELATKGDSLYVHYEFSNLATGKVLDSTNRATNSPYFLKYGGGNPVFVSLFTALREGEQATLVIPGTAQAFPDLPAYTPMKVKIKSYVVRTQDDLIREFITRNGYAVTETQTDGLRYIRLKAGTGDIPAQGKVVKIKYTGRFLSSKAFDGNMARTDSLSVTIGGTQTVPGFQMGIEKMRLGEKAVIVFPSALGYGVNGNSSIPGYTPLSFEIYVAKIE, from the coding sequence ATGAAAGTTTTCGGATTCCTATTTATTGCCTTTTTTACGTTTTCATGTCTTTCTGATATTGCATTGGAAGATGATGTGAAGGCGAAAGAAAATAAAACACAAATTCTAGCCTATTTTGCTAGTCAAAATCAAACGCCATCTGCCTTGTCTGATGGTGGCTACTATTTTGTGACTAAATCGAATCCATCGGGGGAATTAGCGACGAAGGGTGATTCACTCTATGTACATTATGAGTTCTCAAACCTGGCAACAGGTAAGGTGCTAGATAGTACAAATCGGGCCACTAATTCTCCTTATTTTTTAAAGTACGGTGGCGGAAATCCTGTATTTGTCAGTTTGTTTACGGCCTTGCGTGAAGGTGAGCAAGCGACTTTGGTCATCCCAGGTACAGCCCAGGCGTTTCCAGATTTGCCAGCTTACACACCCATGAAGGTGAAAATTAAGTCGTATGTGGTTCGTACACAAGATGATTTGATTCGAGAATTCATCACCCGAAATGGATATGCAGTGACGGAAACGCAGACAGATGGACTTCGTTATATTCGTTTAAAGGCCGGAACGGGAGATATCCCTGCCCAAGGTAAGGTGGTGAAAATTAAATATACGGGACGTTTCTTAAGTTCCAAAGCCTTCGATGGTAATATGGCTCGTACGGATAGTTTGAGTGTAACCATCGGTGGAACGCAAACCGTTCCTGGTTTTCAAATGGGAATTGAGAAAATGCGTTTAGGCGAGAAAGCCGTTATTGTTTTCCCTTCAGCGCTTGGTTATGGAGTGAATGGTAATTCAAGCATTCCGGGTTATACTCCTTTGAGTTTTGAAATTTACGTGGCTAAAATTGAATAA